AAGCTCAGGGCGGTCGTTCTTGACGATGTCCTCCCCATGGTTGACGAGAACGATGGGAAATATGAAGGCCTTTCTTTCGTCGTGCTCAACGCGATCCGCGATCAGCTGAAATCAGCCTCGGAGAACACGTCCGATGACATCGTGATCGAGCCTGTTTCCATCAAGTCTGCACAGGATGGACTGAACAAAATTCGCTCCGGAGAAGCCGATATTGCGTGTGGCGTTGCCTTCACATGGGAACGACAAAGAACCCTTACTTACAGCTTGCCTTTCGCAACAAGTGGCGTTCGTGTCTTAGCCCCTAAAGGCAATGACGGAACACCAGAAAGCCTCAAGGGCAAAACAATTGGTGTCGTGAAAGACACGGCAGCAGCAGCCGTGCTGGCTAATTCCGTTAACGATGCCCAATTCCAATTCTTCTCAACCCCCACAGAGGCCCTTGCAGGTCTTAAGGACGGAACCGTTGAATTCCTGGGTGGCGACACCCTTTGGCTGAAAGCAAGCCGTCAAGCCACAGCTCCGGATGCTGATCTTGTCCCCACATTCCCTTACGCAAGATCCAGCGTGGGCTGTGTTGTCGCGGACACCACTCCTCACCTTCTGAATTACAGCAACTTGGCCATCGGTCGCATGCTGACCGCTTACGTGGATGACAACAAAGACGTACGCACAGCCGTCAATCAGTGGATTGGTCCTGATAGTCAGGTTGGACTCAGCGAAAACATGATTGGCGATTTCTTCACCATCGTGCTCGCAACGACAGCTGAATTATCCAAAGGCTCCTGAGCCCTAGTCCCTAACTCCATTCACATTTCACGTCACCCATGAACAAAACAACCCTGCTGAGCATCGCTGCAATCCTCGCCTCAAGCTCAGTGCTCACTGACGCCTCCCACTCCGCTGTTCTCAGTGAGCCCGACCTCGGGAATGCTCTTGAACAGCGCATTGAAAAACTCTCCCATAACGCTTGGGCACGCTTGGAGACCAGTGATCACAACACTGGACAGTCGATTGCCCGCGCTTGGGGCAACGGCAACGGCCGTGCCTTCGCTAACGGTGGTGGTGCTCGTCGAGGCTTCGCTAATGGCGGCGGCGGCGGCTTTGGCAATGCCTATCGCGCAGGTTTCGCCAATTGGTGAACCACGCTGATTACGGACCCATTGGCCTCTTGGTGATTCAGGCCACATCACTCTGCAATCTCGATTGCAGTTACTGCTACTTGCCTGATCGCCAAAAACGCCGGATCTTTGATCTCAATCAATTACCTGTCTTGCTGAACAGGGTGTATGAGAGTCCCTTTTGGGGCCCTCATCTTTCAATCCTTTGGCATGCAGGCGAGCCCCTGACGTTGCCCTGCAGCTTTTATGACGATGCCACTGCCATCGTGCGTGAGCAAACGGCTGAGCTGCAGGAGCAAGGGGTTCAGATTGAGCAGCACGTGCAAACGAATGCCACGCTGATCAACGACGCCTGGTGTGAATGTTTTAAACGCAATCGCATTGTTGTTGGGGTGAGTGTTGATGGGCCGGAAGAGATCCATGACTCCCATCGCCGATTTCGGAATGGGAAGGGCTCTCAGGCTCTAACCATGCGTGGCATTCGCAAGCTTCAAGAACAAGAAATTCCCATCCATGCGATTGCCGTACTCACCAGTGCTGCCATGGAAGATCCAGAGAAGATTTACTCCTTTTTTCGGGACAATGGGATTCATGATCTCGGCTTCAATGTCGAAGAGCAGGAAGGCGTCAATGCCAGCTCTTCCATGCAAGGAATCAGCCGAGAAAAGCAATATCACCACTTTTTAAAATGCTTCTGGGAGTGCAATCAAAGGGACAGTTTTCCGATTCGGCTTCGTGAATTCGATCAAATCACCGAGATGATGATCAGCGGTCAAAGACTGCTTCAAAACGAAATGAATCGCCCATACTCGATCTTGAGTGTGGATTCAGCCGGTAACTTCTCCACGTTTGACCCTGAACTGTTATCCGTTGAAACCCAAAAGTATGGGTTATTCAACTTAGGCAATATTCGCGATCAATCTCTTGTCGCAGCCACTGAAAGCGAGACATTTCAGCAATTGCTTCAAGACATGACCGCGGGCACAGCGCTTTGCAGAGATCAATGCGATTACTACGGCTTTTGCGGAGGCGGAACTGGAAGCAACAAGTATTGGGAGCATGGAACCTTGGCCTCAAGTGAAACCTGCGCCTGCCGCTTTTCAACCCAAATTCCAGTTAAGGTCCTTCTCGAACAAATTGAAGATCAGGGTGTAAAAACACCCTGATTATTTCAACAGCAAATATGTTTTCTCTGGCACTCAAAAGCCGTCGATCCACATCAGCCATCGGCGTCGTCGCGGCTTGCTCAACGCTCATTTTTGCTCACGCACCAACAGCTCAAGCAGGTTGCACGTTCCTCATGCCAATTGGTGGCAATGGCGACGGCCCCAAGCCTTACATCGTCAAAAAGAAAGTTGAGCGTCCGAAGGGCCTCATCGGAAAGGCGGTGGGTCGGACTAACTGGAACACCGATTTTGTGGTGAATCAGCCTTTTGCCTCTTACAAACTCTTCTTCACAGCAGATTCAACCGATAGCAACCCTGGCTCTTACCCAATCGAAGCCTTCCTGAAATTTTCAGACGGCAGCAATTTAAAAGTTGTCAACGAATTCATGAAGCCACCAACGGGCACGGGAGCCCAGTTCGGGCCATTTCAGTCTCCTTCCGGGAAGGCCGTGAGCCAAGTGAATTTCAGAATTGGCGCCAACAACGATCCTGGGGCGACCGGATTCAGTTATCGCATCTCCGTACAGGGCTGCGACTGATGGAGGAAGGGGCAATCAACTACATTGTTGATCGGCTCGGTGAGTTCCTCTTTTAAGGGGGTGATCGCAGTATCAACCATCGGGCCAATGCCCGACTCTCCCTCCGATTGTCCTTGCCCCATCCTCTGCTCCCAGCACTCAAGGAATTGGCCTCTGCCACAGCAGTAGGCCACGGATTTGAGCTGGCTAACTTGCAGGTCTTAGCCCACATGCAACCCATGACGGTGCAGATCCAAATTCGCCGTTCCAGCGGAAAGGATGTGACCCTCGATGATTGCGCCGGTTTCAGTGCACCGATGGGACAAGCCCTGGAGAATTCTGCTGTTCTCAGCGAGGCTTATGTCTTAGAGATCAGCAGTCCAGGGATCGGAGAACAGCTTCAGTCGGATCGCGATTTCCAGACTTTTCGTCGCTATCCAGTCGACGTGATTCAACGTGATGCCGAAGGAACTGAGCAGAAACATTCCGGGACCCTCTTGGAGCGAACGGAAGACCACGTAAAGATCAGTATTCACGGGCGAATTAAACAGTTTTCGCGAAGCTCCATCATTTCTGTAGTGCTCACCAGTCCCACAGGCTGATGCTTTAAGCCTCTTTCCAACCTCACTCTCCTCCAAGACTTTCATTCCCGTCCTCGATGGCTCTCGTCCTTCTCCCCGGCCTCAGCAACCTGATCGAAGACATCAGCGAGGAAAAGAAACTCGCCCCTCAGGTCGTTGAAGCTGCCTTGAGAGAAGCTCTCCTCAAAGGCTATGAGCGCTATCGACGCACTCTTTACTTAGGGATCAGTGAAGATCCTTTTGACGAGGAGTATTTCAGCAATTTTGATGTCGCCCTGGATCTCGACGAAGAGGGCTACAGGGTCCTCGCCAGCAAAATCATTGTTGACGACGTCGAGAGCGAAGACCATCAGATTGCCTTAGCCGAGGTGATGCAGGTGGCTGAAGACGCCCAGGCCGGCGATACCGTCGTCCTGGACGTCACGCCCGAGAAAGAGGATTTCGGTCGCATGGCAGCTGCCACGACCAAACAAGTGTTGGCTCAAAAGCTGCGTGATCAGCAGCGACGGATGATCCAAGAGGAGTTCGCTGATCTTGAGGATCCGGTCCTGACCGCACGCGTGATTCGATTCGAGCGTCAATCGATCATCATGGCTGTGAGTTCAGGCCTCGGCCGCCCCGAAGTGGAGGCTGAATTACCCAGACGCGATCAGCTCCCCAACGACAACTACCGAGCCAACGCCACCTTCAAAGTCTTTCTGAAAGAGGTCAGCGAGGTCCCACGCCGTGGGCCTCAACTCTTTGTGAGTCGAGCCAATGCGGGATTGGTGGTCTAC
This portion of the Synechococcus sp. ROS8604 genome encodes:
- the grrP gene encoding extracellular substrate binding-like orphan protein GrrP — its product is MRLLKAAATGLIALTSVGLVACQKSAPTSDKGASSQAGNVFETGKLRAVVLDDVLPMVDENDGKYEGLSFVVLNAIRDQLKSASENTSDDIVIEPVSIKSAQDGLNKIRSGEADIACGVAFTWERQRTLTYSLPFATSGVRVLAPKGNDGTPESLKGKTIGVVKDTAAAAVLANSVNDAQFQFFSTPTEALAGLKDGTVEFLGGDTLWLKASRQATAPDADLVPTFPYARSSVGCVVADTTPHLLNYSNLAIGRMLTAYVDDNKDVRTAVNQWIGPDSQVGLSENMIGDFFTIVLATTAELSKGS
- the grrA gene encoding GrrA/OscA1 family cyclophane-containing rSAM-modified RiPP; this encodes MNKTTLLSIAAILASSSVLTDASHSAVLSEPDLGNALEQRIEKLSHNAWARLETSDHNTGQSIARAWGNGNGRAFANGGGARRGFANGGGGGFGNAYRAGFANW
- the grrM gene encoding cyclophane-forming radical SAM/SPASM peptide maturase GrrM/OscB — its product is MNHADYGPIGLLVIQATSLCNLDCSYCYLPDRQKRRIFDLNQLPVLLNRVYESPFWGPHLSILWHAGEPLTLPCSFYDDATAIVREQTAELQEQGVQIEQHVQTNATLINDAWCECFKRNRIVVGVSVDGPEEIHDSHRRFRNGKGSQALTMRGIRKLQEQEIPIHAIAVLTSAAMEDPEKIYSFFRDNGIHDLGFNVEEQEGVNASSSMQGISREKQYHHFLKCFWECNQRDSFPIRLREFDQITEMMISGQRLLQNEMNRPYSILSVDSAGNFSTFDPELLSVETQKYGLFNLGNIRDQSLVAATESETFQQLLQDMTAGTALCRDQCDYYGFCGGGTGSNKYWEHGTLASSETCACRFSTQIPVKVLLEQIEDQGVKTP
- the rimP gene encoding ribosome maturation factor RimP, with product MPHPLLPALKELASATAVGHGFELANLQVLAHMQPMTVQIQIRRSSGKDVTLDDCAGFSAPMGQALENSAVLSEAYVLEISSPGIGEQLQSDRDFQTFRRYPVDVIQRDAEGTEQKHSGTLLERTEDHVKISIHGRIKQFSRSSIISVVLTSPTG